A portion of the Poecilia reticulata strain Guanapo linkage group LG23, Guppy_female_1.0+MT, whole genome shotgun sequence genome contains these proteins:
- the LOC108165858 gene encoding zinc finger protein 709-like codes for MESSEPTNGDPPLLLPSLRLFIPPLRLVSAAMWHIVQSGNLHEYGLVEDFISTITDLVPELLNPDQKTQLLLGLRARVVLELCRSEQIPDTESIQMHLDQIKSLISTWAAQPCFSDVQFPESNFVDQVGLLLKDPEEKEKFFQDVFPTDFGPDYDNALQMLMLDFLSRLEKLLPVPDIQQTASILGGIPTALEECAHSVPDPQHLKTVLRYQTRLGHVDFTDEMQNIPSSFGNCILSSLSLPQLEKIVIHPDELQIQSSVDQIQGCMTVQVEGETVTLLDYIQIEQPTLVESDDHEDMEANVAGAALDDSDDALKPAAFQPLKQSKRLELKRKASKENSESEAAKRLRKKYSNNKTCPVCNKTFLRAAAMRRHQEIHNENRDLKYKCSSCDKRFRDQYDMNRHMMRVHEKGAMSSSPKDEELGDPCTSETSENKNCSLCGKYFAREVDMERHMKSHSEDRPYKCSFCDKKFKNLYVLKRHEREICKSREQKARKGTPDANAEAHSAVSVEGKICPICGRILPCTADIAKHLRSHSEERPYVCITCEKGFKYKDTLKKHQIIHGHEGIREEHCKTVEQILAEAEPQNQEDPDGLVKKETQLDPPAETMTDNRTVVGLRRKKAPKACPVCSRVFDSIKTLNRHIQCHTEDRPFHCVHCKKRFKHMHGLKRHQIYAICHKKTSRLSWKKEQRAGPSHSEASGTDSAQGQTAKIPVWCSNCGKHFEYPSALKEHQENVCKVEIREVMKCDDCNKEFKSVTMLKVHQRIHDPLYCKECGKILGNEAAFERHKLMHRPMKCTMCEKSFTLLRRLREHYEKQHGFTGPFPCPQCDKSFVQLSYLAIHQRIHKGEFPYACNMCPEKFRSSNCLTVHQRKHTGEKPFLCWQCGKCYRSASELTVHMGTHSEEKPWSCSQCDMAYRTKLQLSNHVEQVHIGVRYPCKTCGKQFMKETSLKRHELIHTGERPHQCTVCGKTFLTANELRLHNRYHTGERPYKCDVCSKAFIQSGYLKSHMRIHTGEKPFKCDLCDKTFRLSYHMKKHQRTHTGKTRSFVCEDCGLVFLQKKLLWEHSLTHDVKLEQTFAAEVGLEFNP; via the exons ATGGAGAGCTCAGAACCAACCAATGGCG ATCCGCCTCTCCTGCTGCCGTCTCTTCGCCTCTTCATCCCCCCCCTCCGCTTGGTGTCTGCGGCCATGTGGCACATTGTGCAGAGCGGGAACCTTCACGAATACGGATTAGTGGAGGACTTCATCAGCACCATCACTGATCTTGTGCCAGAACTGTTGAATCCAGACCAGAAAACCCAGCTGCTCCTGGGACTGAGAGCACGG GTTGTTCTTGAATTGTGTCGCTCCGAGCAGATCCCCGACACAGAATCCATCCAGATGCACCTGGATCAGATAAAATCCCTCATATCCACCTGGGCCGCACAG CcttgtttttcagatgttcAGTTCCCAGAGTCAAACTTTGTGGATCAGGTCGGGTTGTTGCTGAAGGATCCTGAAGAGAAGGAGAAGTTCTTCCAG GATGTTTTCCCCACAGATTTCGGGCCCGATTATGACAACGCTCTGCAGATGCTGATGTTGGACTTCCTGTCCCGACTGGAGAAGCTTCTCCCAGTTCCCGACATCCAGCAG ACGGCGTCCATCCTCGGCGGCATCCCGACGGCGCTGGAGGAGTGCGCTCACTCGGTACCGGACCCCCAGCACCTGAAAACTGTCCTGCGCTACCAGACGAGACTCGGACACGTGGATTTTACTG ATGAAATGCAGAACATCCCATCATCGTTTGGGAACTGCATCCTGTCCTCGCTGTCTCTTCCCCAGCTGGAGAAGATCGTGATCCACCCTGACGAGCTGCAGATCCAGTCGTCTGTCGACCAGATCCAGGGCTGCATGACGGTGCAGGTGGAGGGCGAAACTGTGACGCTGTTGGACTACATTCAGATAGAGCAGCCGACTCTGGTGGAGTCCGACGATCACGAAGACATGGAAGCCAACGTCGCGGGAGCGGCGCTCGACGACTCGGACGATGCGTTGAAGCCCGCCGCTTTTCAGCCGCTGAAGCAAAGCAAGAGGCtggagctgaagaggaaagcTTCGAAGGAAAACAGCGAATCAGAGGCGGCCAAGAGGCTGCGGAAAAAATACTCCAACAACAAAACGTGTCCCGTGTGCAACAAGACGTTCCTGCGAGCCGCAGCCATGAGGCGCCACCAGGAGATCCACAACGAAAACCGCGACCTGAAGTACAAGTGCAGCAGCTGCGATAAGCGGTTCAGGGACCAGTACGATATGAACCGCCACATGATGCGGGTTCACGAGAAGGGAGCGATGAGCAGCAGCCCTAAAGACGAAGAGCTGGGAGATCCCTGCACCTCTGAGacgtctgaaaataaaaactgctccTTGTGCGGGAAGTACTTCGCCCGGGAAGTCGACATGGAGCGACACATGAAGTCCCACTCAGAGGACCGTCCGTATAAATGTTCGTTTTGTGACAAGAAGTTCAAGAACCTGTACGTGTTGAAGAGGCATGAGAGGGAGATTTGTAAGAGCAGGGAGCAGAAAGCGAGGAAAGGCACTCCAGATGCAAACGCAGAGGCGCACTCAGCTGTATCGGTGGAAGGGAAAATCTGTCCAATCTGCGGCCGAATCCTCCCCTGCACCGCGGACATCGCGAAGCATTTACGCTCCCACTCCGAGGAGCGACCGTACGTCTGCATAACCTGTGAGAAGGGCTTCAAGTACAAAGACACTCTGAAGAAGCACCAGATCATCCACGGGCACGAGGGCATCCGAGAGGAGCACTGCAAGACCGTGGAGCAAATCCTGGCAGAAGCAGAACCCCAGAACCAGGAGGATCCTGACGGATTAGtcaagaaagaaacacaattagACCCGCCTGCAGAAACTATGACGGATAACCGGACTGTGGTGGGTTTGAGGAGAAAGAAAGCCCCAAAGGCGTGCCCTGTGTGCAGCAGGGTGTTTGACAGCATCAAAACCCTGAACAGGCACATCCAGTGCCACACAGAGGACCGACCGTTTCACTGCGTCCACTGCAAGAAGAGGTTCAAACACATGCATGGCCTGAAGAGACACCAGATCTACGCCATCTGCCACAAGAAGACGTCCCGTCTGTCGTGGAAGAAGGAGCAGAGAGCCGGACCCAGCCACAGCGAGGCGAGCGGCACCGACTCCGCACAAGGCCAGACGGCCAAGATCCCCGTCTGGTGCTCCAACTGTGGCAAACACTTTGAGTATCCGTCTGCCCTAAAGGAGCACCAGGAGAACGTCTGCAAGGTGGAGATCCGGGAAGTGATGAAGTGCGATGACTGCAATAAGGAGTTCAAGAGCGTCACGATGCTCAAAGTCCACCAGCGGATCCACGACCCGCTCTACTGCAAGGAGTGCGGCAAGATCCTGGGGAATGAGGCCGCCTTCGAACGGCACAAGCTCATGCACCGGCCGATGAAATGCACGATGTGCGAGAAGAGCTTCACCCTTCTGAGACGACTGAGGGAACACTACGAGAAGCAGCACGGCTTTACCGGGCCCTTCCCGTGTCCGCAGTGCGACAAATCCTTCGTCCAGCTGTCCTACCTCGCCATCCACCAGAGGATACATAAGGGAGAGTTCCCATACGCCTGCAACATGTGCCCCGAGAAGTTCCGCTCATCCAACTGCCTGACGGTCCACCAGAGGAAGCACACCGGGGAGAAGCCCTTTCTGTGCTGGCAGTGTGGGAAGTGCTACCGCTCAGCCTCGGAGCTGACGGTCCACATGGGGACGCACTCCGAGGAGAAACCCTGGAGCTGCTCGCAGTGCGACATGGCCTACCGCAccaagctgcagctcagcaacCACGTGGAGCAGGTCCACATCGGCGTGCGCTACCCCTGCAAGACCTGCGGCAAGCAGTTCATGAAGGAGACGTCCCTGAAGAGGCACGAGCTCATCCACACCGGGGAGAGACCGCACCAGTGCACCGTCTGCGGGAAGACCTTCCTGACCGCCAACGAGCTCCGGCTCCACAACCGCTACCACACCGGAGAGCGGCCGTACAAGTGCGATGTGTGCAGCAAGGCGTTCATCCAGTCGGGCTACTTGAAGTCTCACATGCGCATCCACACGGGGGAGAAACCGTTTAAATGTGACCTCTGCGACAAAACCTTCCGGCTGTCCTACCACATGAAGAAACACCAGCGGACTCACACTGGGAAAACGCGGAGCTTCGTCTGTGAGGACTGCGGGTTGGTTTTCCTGCAGAAGAAGCTGCTGTGGGAACATTCGCTCACTCACGACGTGAAGCTGGAACAAACGTTTGCAGCGGAAGTCGGTCTAGAATTTAACCCGTGA
- the LOC103459404 gene encoding zinc finger protein 11-like isoform X1, with protein MESPDHIENDPPLQLQLPSLRLFIPPLRLVSGAMWHTVQSRNVQDYGMVEEFISRVTNVVPELLNSEQKVQLLLGLRARLVLELCRSEKSTDTESVEMHLDQIRTLMSSWAAQPCFADVSFPETNFVDQVELMLKHPEERKKFFQDVFPTDFGPDFDNALQMLMLDFVSRLEKLLPVPDIQQTASMLSAVPSALEESAHSVPDPQHLAAALRYHTTLGCLDFSDETKTIPSSTGTSILSSLSLPQLDQLVVCSDPIQTQPLPALLPNTLAVKVEEETVTLVDDVGPSSPVQPDDPGESNMEESVQEAPHQDSGDGVEPPRQTRWLRLRRRVFKEKKDPVKPKRVRRKYHDSKTCPVCNKTFPRAAGMRRHLEIHKTKRDYNHNCANCDKRFRDQYDLKRHTMRVHEKGETSDGTNTRARKSKESATNQTCPHCRKYFAWQSDLKRHIETHSGERPHQCSLCGKKFKNPYALKSHEKSCKTKVEKMAKKKEKESLNPETTADVSAEPPNNPPLNTELTPSMLLLTEVSVKHKVCPICSMTIKNNRDIKKHLRSHSEERPYVCLTCEKGFKYKDTIKKHQTLKGHKGIREVQCMKLERLLSEADAQCTGDTGGPEEMDLEGSEDSPKESVPVLKMSKEGLKVCPVCSKTFDMIKTLNKHLQSHRVDRPYYCVHCKRRYKDLYGLKRHQIYAVCYNKPPRYSLKKGSNQGETDLQQVFVWCSNCSQHFESLPALKEHQESVCRAEPTVKKCNECGKEFKSITMLKVHKKVHNPLYCKDCKKILADEPAFERHKLLHRPMQCTMCDETFIISRRLREHYEKQHNFTGPFPCTQCDKTFVQLSYLIIHQRIHRGEFPFVCDSCPEKFRTSSLLTVHRRKHSGEKPFLCWQCGKSYRAASDLSMHMGTHSEERPWVCTECNMAYRTKAQLKNHVEQVHLCIRFTCATCGKQFMKEMSLKRHELTHTGERPFPCTECDKSFLTGNELLRHSRYHTGVRPYKCEVCCKAFIQSSYLKIHMRLHTGEKPYACEICDKRFRLSRNMQKHRLTHDGKQKSFTCEICGLSFSQRKLLNEHSVTHEQNIETVFGNEIELEYQ; from the exons atGGAAAGCCCGGATCACATAGAAAACG ATCCAcctctccagctccagctcccgTCTCTTCGCCTCTTCATTCCTCCCCTCCGTTTGGTCTCTGGAGCCATGTGGCACACAGTGCAGAGCAGGAACGTTCAGGATTATGGGATGGTGGAAGAGTTCATCAGCAGAGTCACAAATGTTGTGCCAGAACTTTTGAACTCGGAGCAGAAAGTCCAGCTCCTTCTTGGACTCAGAGCACGA CTCGTTCTTGAACTGTGTCGTTCGGAGAAGTCCACAGACACAGAATCTGTCGAGATGCATCTGGATCAGATCAGAACCCTCATGTCCTCATGGGCAGCGCAG CCTTGCTTTGCAGATGTAAGTTTTCCCGAGACAAACTTTGTGGATCAGGTGGAGCTGATGTTGAAGCACccggaggagaggaagaagttCTTCCAG GATGTTTTCCCCACAGATTTTGGACCTGATTTTGACAACGCTCTGCAGATGCTGATGCTGGACTTTGTGTCCAGACTGGAGAAGCTTCTTCCAGTTCCTGATATTCAGCAG ACTGCATCCATGCTGAGTGCAGTGCCTTCTGCCTTGGAGGAGTCCGCTCACTCTGTCCCCGACCCACAGCACCTGGCAGCTGCTCTGCGGTACCACACAACGCTCGGATGTCTTGATTTTTCCG ATGAAACTAAGACCATTCCATCCTCCACTGGGACCTCCATCCTGTCATCCTTGTCTCTTCCTCAACTGGACCAACTTGTGGTCTGTTCCGACCCGATACAGACGCAGCCTTTGCCGGCGCTGTTGCCTAATACCTTGGCCGTCAAAGTGGAGGAAGAAACTGTGACCCTGGTTGACGATGTTGGGCCTTCCAGTCCAGTTCAGCCGGATGATCCTGGAGAATCAAATATGGAGGAATCTGTGCAGGAAGCACCACACCAGGATTCAGGTGACGGCGTAGAGCCTCCGCGGCAAACAAGGTGGCTCCGACTCAGAagaagagtttttaaagaaaagaaagatccAGTGAAACCTAAAAGAGTCCGAAGGAAATACCACGACAGCAAAACGTGCCCTGTGTGTAACAAGACGTTCCCGCGTGCTGCCGGCATGAGGCGGCACCTGGAGATTCACAAAACAAAGCGCGACTACAATCATAATTGTGCCAACTGCGACAAACGATTCAGGGACCAGTACGACCTGAAGCGACACACCATGCGAGTCCACGAAAAGGGAGAGACGAGTGACGGCACTAATACGAGAGCCAGGAAGTCCAAAGAGTCCGCCACAAATCAAACCTGTCCTCACTGCAGGAAATATTTCGCCTGGCAGAGTGATCTGAAGCGGCACATAGAGACTCATTCAGGGGAGCGCCCACATCAGTGTTCTTTGTGTGGAAAGAAGTTTAAAAACCCTTACGCCTTGAAGTCACATGAGAagagctgcaaaacaaaagtggagaaaatggccaagaaaaaggaaaaggaatcCTTAAATCCAGAAACAACTGCAGATGTATCAGCAGAACCTCCAAACAATCCACCTTTAAATACAGAGCTGACTCCATCTATGCTGCTGTTGACTGAAGTATCAGTTAAACATAAAGTTTGTCCCATCTGCAGCATGACCATTAAGAACAACCGAGACATTAAGAAGCATTTGCGATCTCACTCTGAAGAGCGACCATATGTCTGCCTCACGTGTGAGAAGGGCTTCAAGTACAAAGATACAATAAAGAAGCACCAAACTCTCAAAGGCCACAAGGGCATCAGGGAGGTGCAGTGCATGAAACTGGAGAGGCTTCTCTCAGAGGCTGATGCTCAGTGTACTGGTGATACTGGTGGACCAGAAGAAATGGATCTGGAGGGATCTGAAGACTCTCCAAAAGAGAGTGTACCTGTTCTGAAGATGTCCAAAGAAGGCCTGAAAGTGTGTCCTGTCTGTTCCAAGACGTTTGATATGATTAAAACTTTGAACAAGCATCTCCAGTCCCACAGGGTCGACCGGCCGTATTACTGCGTCCACTGCAAGAGGCGCTATAAAGACTTGTACGGACTCAAAAGACACCAGATCTATGCAGTCTGCTACAACAAACCCCCACGTTACTCGCTGAAGAAAGGGTCCAATCAAGGTGAAACGGATCTCCAACAGGTATTTGTCTGGTGCTCAAACTGCAGCCAACACTTCGAGTCCCTGCCCGCCCTGAAAGAGCACCAGGAAAGCGTTTGCCGAGCAGAACCGACGGTGAAGAAATGCAACGAGTGTGGAAAGGAGTTCAAAAGCATAACGATGCTCAAGGTGCACAAGAAGGTTCACAACCCGTTGTACTGCAAAGACTGCAAGAAGATCCTGGCTGACGAACCCGCCTTCGAGCGGCACAAGCTGTTGCACAGGCCGATGCAGTGCACGATGTGCGATGAGACGTTCATCATCTCAAGACGTCTTAGAGAACACTATGAGAAGCAGCACAACTTCACAGGGCCCTTCCCGTGTACTCAGTGTGATAAAACCTTTGTCCAACTTTCCTATCTCATTATCCACCAGAGGATCCACAGAGGGGAGTTTCCGTTTGTCTGTGACAGTTGTCCTGAGAAGTTCAGGACCTCCTCCTTGTTGACGGTTCATCGGCGGAAACACTCCGGGGAGAAGCCCTTCCTGTGCTGGCAGTGTGGGAAGTCGTACCGCGCCGCCTCGGACCTCTCCATGCACATGGGAACCCACTCCGAGGAGAGACCCTGGGTCTGCACTGAGTGCAACATGGCTTACCGCACAAAGGCGCAGCTCAAGAACCACGTGGAGCAAGTCCACCTCTGTATCCGGTTCACATGTGCCACCTGCGGGAAGCAGTTCATGAAGGAGATGTCGCTGAAAAGGCACGAGCTCACTCACACGGGCGAGAGGCCTTTTCCGTGCACAGAGTGCGACAAATCCTTTCTGACCGGCAACGAGCTCCTGCGGCACAGCAGGTACCACACCGGCGTGCGCCCGTATAAGTGCGAGGTGTGCTGCAAGGCTTTCATCCAGTCGAGCTACTTAAAGATCCACATGCGTctccacacaggagagaagccGTACGCATGCGAAATCTGCGACAAACGCTTCAGGTTGTCgagaaacatgcagaaacacagaCTCACTCATGATGGGAAACAGAAGAGCTTCACATGTGAGATCTGTGGACTCAGTTTTTCCCAAAGGAAACTGCTGAACGAACACTCTGTCACTCACGAACAGAACATCGAGACGGTCTTTGGAAATGAGATTGAGTTGGAGTATCAATAA
- the LOC103459404 gene encoding zinc finger protein 11-like isoform X2 has product MGSADVSFPETNFVDQVELMLKHPEERKKFFQDVFPTDFGPDFDNALQMLMLDFVSRLEKLLPVPDIQQTASMLSAVPSALEESAHSVPDPQHLAAALRYHTTLGCLDFSDETKTIPSSTGTSILSSLSLPQLDQLVVCSDPIQTQPLPALLPNTLAVKVEEETVTLVDDVGPSSPVQPDDPGESNMEESVQEAPHQDSGDGVEPPRQTRWLRLRRRVFKEKKDPVKPKRVRRKYHDSKTCPVCNKTFPRAAGMRRHLEIHKTKRDYNHNCANCDKRFRDQYDLKRHTMRVHEKGETSDGTNTRARKSKESATNQTCPHCRKYFAWQSDLKRHIETHSGERPHQCSLCGKKFKNPYALKSHEKSCKTKVEKMAKKKEKESLNPETTADVSAEPPNNPPLNTELTPSMLLLTEVSVKHKVCPICSMTIKNNRDIKKHLRSHSEERPYVCLTCEKGFKYKDTIKKHQTLKGHKGIREVQCMKLERLLSEADAQCTGDTGGPEEMDLEGSEDSPKESVPVLKMSKEGLKVCPVCSKTFDMIKTLNKHLQSHRVDRPYYCVHCKRRYKDLYGLKRHQIYAVCYNKPPRYSLKKGSNQGETDLQQVFVWCSNCSQHFESLPALKEHQESVCRAEPTVKKCNECGKEFKSITMLKVHKKVHNPLYCKDCKKILADEPAFERHKLLHRPMQCTMCDETFIISRRLREHYEKQHNFTGPFPCTQCDKTFVQLSYLIIHQRIHRGEFPFVCDSCPEKFRTSSLLTVHRRKHSGEKPFLCWQCGKSYRAASDLSMHMGTHSEERPWVCTECNMAYRTKAQLKNHVEQVHLCIRFTCATCGKQFMKEMSLKRHELTHTGERPFPCTECDKSFLTGNELLRHSRYHTGVRPYKCEVCCKAFIQSSYLKIHMRLHTGEKPYACEICDKRFRLSRNMQKHRLTHDGKQKSFTCEICGLSFSQRKLLNEHSVTHEQNIETVFGNEIELEYQ; this is encoded by the exons ATGGGCAGCGCAG ATGTAAGTTTTCCCGAGACAAACTTTGTGGATCAGGTGGAGCTGATGTTGAAGCACccggaggagaggaagaagttCTTCCAG GATGTTTTCCCCACAGATTTTGGACCTGATTTTGACAACGCTCTGCAGATGCTGATGCTGGACTTTGTGTCCAGACTGGAGAAGCTTCTTCCAGTTCCTGATATTCAGCAG ACTGCATCCATGCTGAGTGCAGTGCCTTCTGCCTTGGAGGAGTCCGCTCACTCTGTCCCCGACCCACAGCACCTGGCAGCTGCTCTGCGGTACCACACAACGCTCGGATGTCTTGATTTTTCCG ATGAAACTAAGACCATTCCATCCTCCACTGGGACCTCCATCCTGTCATCCTTGTCTCTTCCTCAACTGGACCAACTTGTGGTCTGTTCCGACCCGATACAGACGCAGCCTTTGCCGGCGCTGTTGCCTAATACCTTGGCCGTCAAAGTGGAGGAAGAAACTGTGACCCTGGTTGACGATGTTGGGCCTTCCAGTCCAGTTCAGCCGGATGATCCTGGAGAATCAAATATGGAGGAATCTGTGCAGGAAGCACCACACCAGGATTCAGGTGACGGCGTAGAGCCTCCGCGGCAAACAAGGTGGCTCCGACTCAGAagaagagtttttaaagaaaagaaagatccAGTGAAACCTAAAAGAGTCCGAAGGAAATACCACGACAGCAAAACGTGCCCTGTGTGTAACAAGACGTTCCCGCGTGCTGCCGGCATGAGGCGGCACCTGGAGATTCACAAAACAAAGCGCGACTACAATCATAATTGTGCCAACTGCGACAAACGATTCAGGGACCAGTACGACCTGAAGCGACACACCATGCGAGTCCACGAAAAGGGAGAGACGAGTGACGGCACTAATACGAGAGCCAGGAAGTCCAAAGAGTCCGCCACAAATCAAACCTGTCCTCACTGCAGGAAATATTTCGCCTGGCAGAGTGATCTGAAGCGGCACATAGAGACTCATTCAGGGGAGCGCCCACATCAGTGTTCTTTGTGTGGAAAGAAGTTTAAAAACCCTTACGCCTTGAAGTCACATGAGAagagctgcaaaacaaaagtggagaaaatggccaagaaaaaggaaaaggaatcCTTAAATCCAGAAACAACTGCAGATGTATCAGCAGAACCTCCAAACAATCCACCTTTAAATACAGAGCTGACTCCATCTATGCTGCTGTTGACTGAAGTATCAGTTAAACATAAAGTTTGTCCCATCTGCAGCATGACCATTAAGAACAACCGAGACATTAAGAAGCATTTGCGATCTCACTCTGAAGAGCGACCATATGTCTGCCTCACGTGTGAGAAGGGCTTCAAGTACAAAGATACAATAAAGAAGCACCAAACTCTCAAAGGCCACAAGGGCATCAGGGAGGTGCAGTGCATGAAACTGGAGAGGCTTCTCTCAGAGGCTGATGCTCAGTGTACTGGTGATACTGGTGGACCAGAAGAAATGGATCTGGAGGGATCTGAAGACTCTCCAAAAGAGAGTGTACCTGTTCTGAAGATGTCCAAAGAAGGCCTGAAAGTGTGTCCTGTCTGTTCCAAGACGTTTGATATGATTAAAACTTTGAACAAGCATCTCCAGTCCCACAGGGTCGACCGGCCGTATTACTGCGTCCACTGCAAGAGGCGCTATAAAGACTTGTACGGACTCAAAAGACACCAGATCTATGCAGTCTGCTACAACAAACCCCCACGTTACTCGCTGAAGAAAGGGTCCAATCAAGGTGAAACGGATCTCCAACAGGTATTTGTCTGGTGCTCAAACTGCAGCCAACACTTCGAGTCCCTGCCCGCCCTGAAAGAGCACCAGGAAAGCGTTTGCCGAGCAGAACCGACGGTGAAGAAATGCAACGAGTGTGGAAAGGAGTTCAAAAGCATAACGATGCTCAAGGTGCACAAGAAGGTTCACAACCCGTTGTACTGCAAAGACTGCAAGAAGATCCTGGCTGACGAACCCGCCTTCGAGCGGCACAAGCTGTTGCACAGGCCGATGCAGTGCACGATGTGCGATGAGACGTTCATCATCTCAAGACGTCTTAGAGAACACTATGAGAAGCAGCACAACTTCACAGGGCCCTTCCCGTGTACTCAGTGTGATAAAACCTTTGTCCAACTTTCCTATCTCATTATCCACCAGAGGATCCACAGAGGGGAGTTTCCGTTTGTCTGTGACAGTTGTCCTGAGAAGTTCAGGACCTCCTCCTTGTTGACGGTTCATCGGCGGAAACACTCCGGGGAGAAGCCCTTCCTGTGCTGGCAGTGTGGGAAGTCGTACCGCGCCGCCTCGGACCTCTCCATGCACATGGGAACCCACTCCGAGGAGAGACCCTGGGTCTGCACTGAGTGCAACATGGCTTACCGCACAAAGGCGCAGCTCAAGAACCACGTGGAGCAAGTCCACCTCTGTATCCGGTTCACATGTGCCACCTGCGGGAAGCAGTTCATGAAGGAGATGTCGCTGAAAAGGCACGAGCTCACTCACACGGGCGAGAGGCCTTTTCCGTGCACAGAGTGCGACAAATCCTTTCTGACCGGCAACGAGCTCCTGCGGCACAGCAGGTACCACACCGGCGTGCGCCCGTATAAGTGCGAGGTGTGCTGCAAGGCTTTCATCCAGTCGAGCTACTTAAAGATCCACATGCGTctccacacaggagagaagccGTACGCATGCGAAATCTGCGACAAACGCTTCAGGTTGTCgagaaacatgcagaaacacagaCTCACTCATGATGGGAAACAGAAGAGCTTCACATGTGAGATCTGTGGACTCAGTTTTTCCCAAAGGAAACTGCTGAACGAACACTCTGTCACTCACGAACAGAACATCGAGACGGTCTTTGGAAATGAGATTGAGTTGGAGTATCAATAA